In a single window of the Elaeis guineensis isolate ETL-2024a chromosome 4, EG11, whole genome shotgun sequence genome:
- the LOC105042453 gene encoding uncharacterized protein isoform X1, whose translation MIHIVTLAFCMMSQKIWMRQLPKSTEQTSTPPEPVQPEVMTPQHHLLTGTQQRRAVRGLSRGLVLEKYMQTHNEKPKVQIFRDHPVGTEVSIASNEISLYMWNHFSWAIESFKHDNMDFEDCTDEQMTACILKMTANRYRDRRCRLHKYCNELQAKGIDPVTQPYRNWAGFSDD comes from the exons atgatacacatcgtcactttagcattttgcatgatgagtcagaaGATTTGGATGAGACAGCTACCCAAGTCCACAGAGCAGACTAGTACTCCACCAGAGCCTGTCCAGCCAGAAGTCATGACACCGCAGCATCATCTtcttacag GAACACAGCAGcgacgtgcagtgcgtggtcttagtaggggtcttgttttggaGAAATATATGCAGACGCACAATGAAAAGCCAAAAGTACAGATATTTCGGGATCATCCGGTTGGAACAGAAGTTAGTATAGCCtcaaatgagatcagtttgtatatgtggaatcatttttcatGGGCCatcgaaagtttcaagcat gataatatggacttcgaggattgcaccgaTGAACAAatgacggcatgtattctcaaaatgactgcaaatagatacagagatcgacgatgtaggcttcataaatactgcaatgagttACAAgcgaaggggattgatcctgtgacccagcctTATAGAAATTGGGCTGGGTTTAGTGACGATTGA
- the LOC105042452 gene encoding auxin-responsive protein SAUR50: MEKCGKILYAARVRQTLRRWSTRASLRRGCRAPADVPAGHVAICVGSSGRRFVVRAAYLNHPVFRKLLAEAEEEYGFSTSAGPIAVPCDESRFEQILRQISSPSSSSATSFANLIDDLNGCFSFFHVGIRRSPNTESLPLLRRFNENSVW; this comes from the coding sequence ATGGAGAAGTGCGGCAAGATCCTGTACGCAGCGAGGGTGCGTCAGACGCTCCGCAGGTGGAGTACAAGGGCTTCGCTGAGACGGGGGTGCCGGGCGCCGGCCGACGTTCCGGCGGGCCACGTGGCGATCTGCGTGGGGAGCAGCGGCCGCCGCTTCGTGGTTCGCGCCGCATATCTCAACCACCCCGTGTTCCGGAAGCTCCTCGCCGAGGCCGAGGAGGAGTACGGCTTCTCCACCAGCGCCGGCCCCATCGCCGTCCCCTGCGACGAGTCCCGCTTCGAACAGATCCTTCGCCAAATCTCCTCCCCATCGTCATCGTCTGCGACCAGCTTCGCGAATCTGATCGACGACCTGAATGGCTGCTTCTCCTTCTTCCACGTGGGCATCCGGAGATCGCCGAACACGGAGTCCTTGCCGTTGCTCCGGAGGTTCAACGAGAACTCGGTCTGGTGA
- the LOC105042453 gene encoding uncharacterized protein isoform X2 has protein sequence MIHIVTLAFCMMSQKIWMRQLPKSTEQTSTPPEPVQPEVMTPQHHLLTGTQQRRAVRGLSRGLVLEKYMQTHNEKPKVQIFRDHPVGTEDNMDFEDCTDEQMTACILKMTANRYRDRRCRLHKYCNELQAKGIDPVTQPYRNWAGFSDD, from the exons atgatacacatcgtcactttagcattttgcatgatgagtcagaaGATTTGGATGAGACAGCTACCCAAGTCCACAGAGCAGACTAGTACTCCACCAGAGCCTGTCCAGCCAGAAGTCATGACACCGCAGCATCATCTtcttacag GAACACAGCAGcgacgtgcagtgcgtggtcttagtaggggtcttgttttggaGAAATATATGCAGACGCACAATGAAAAGCCAAAAGTACAGATATTTCGGGATCATCCGGTTGGAACAGAA gataatatggacttcgaggattgcaccgaTGAACAAatgacggcatgtattctcaaaatgactgcaaatagatacagagatcgacgatgtaggcttcataaatactgcaatgagttACAAgcgaaggggattgatcctgtgacccagcctTATAGAAATTGGGCTGGGTTTAGTGACGATTGA